From the genome of Mixophyes fleayi isolate aMixFle1 chromosome 2, aMixFle1.hap1, whole genome shotgun sequence, one region includes:
- the LOC142140548 gene encoding cystatin-B-like: protein MAMVGGLGRAKPANAAVQSICDQMRREVEQKTGRSFITFRAVQYKTQVVAGTNYFIKVYVGYNEYAHLCVYQPLPYTNEPMSLTAVQLGRTRQDEIKHFEPSKPSSPFLCKV from the exons ATGGCTATGGTCGGGGGTCTCGGGAGGGCTAAGCCTGCGAACGCTGCAGTACAATCTATATGTGACCAG ATGAGAAGGGAGGTGGAGCAGAAGACTGGGAGATCCTTCATCACTTTCCGAGCTGTTCAATACAAGACTCAAGTTGTTGCTGGGACAAATTACTTCATTAAG GTCTATGTAGGATATAATGAGTACGCACATCTGTGCGTCTACCAACCGCTTCCATATACTAATGAACCAATGAGCCTCACGGCCGTCCAGCTGGGCCGAACCAGACAAGATGAGATCAAACACTTTGAGCCCAGTAAACCATCCTCTCCGTTCCTGTGCAAAGTCTAA